From Debaryomyces hansenii CBS767 chromosome C complete sequence, a single genomic window includes:
- a CDS encoding DEHA2C02552p (uniprot|Q9C1R0 Debaryomyces hansenii ATPase ENA1p) produces the protein MQKEVRRSIENSKDEPHISQIYENESCEKSKTHVNANSSEGKLAYRLTVEQVANNFDVDVAKGLEDSRAKANLDKYGRNNLGKEEKISLTKIFAHQVFNAMILVLIISMVIALAIKDWISGGVIGFVVFINIFVGFIQEYKAEKTMGSLRSLSTPSARVLRDGVESDINAEEVVPGDVVCIKVGDTIPADLRLIDSMNLETDEALLTGESLPVAKCAEDVYTDSSIPVPVGDRLNMCFSSSVVSKGRGTGIAVSTALNTEIGKIAKSLRSDEDALIVKVDKSNSNFKAYIVAIAKSTKNIICNVLGTNVGTPLQRRLAWLAIILFWVAVLFAIVVMASQEMNVNRSVAIYAICVALSMIPSSLIVVLTITMAIGAQVMVTKNVIVRKLDSLEALGGINDICSDKTGTLTMGKMIARKVWIPSTGTYAVTNSNEPFNPTVGDLSFADSSPKFIKETDEETDFASKLPEPTPKLFEKWLETATLANIATVDQVKGENGTPEWEANGDATEIAINVFTTRLGLSRKQMVEGNLKHIAEFPFDSSIKRMSVIYQNNQNSSFIYTKGAVERVLDCCSYWYGMDGKEDMSPLTEADKSIIESNMNALSSEGLRVLAFAQRSINIEKEDISKRESVESNLIFLGLIGIYDPPRPESAPSVKLCHKAGINVHMLTGDHHGTARAIAQEVGILPSNLYHYTEEVVKSMVMTANDFDALSNDEIDNLPVLPLVIARCAPQTKVRMIEALHRRGKFVAMTGDGVNDSPSLKKADVGIAMGLNGSDVAKDASDIVLTDDNFASILNAIEEGRRMSSNIQKFVLQLLAENVAQALYLMIGLAFMDKDGFSVFPLAPVEVLWIIVVTSCFPAMGLGQEKANDDILEQPPNATIFTWEVIIDMIAYGFWMACCCLTCFVLIVFAVGDGNLGSNCNDSGGDSCNLVFRGRSGAFATFTWCALLLAWECIHMRYSFFNMRPESEISRGKQLAIDLWDNQFLFWSIIGGFLSVFPVVYIPVINDIVFLHDPIGYEWGLAVGFTLIFLLGAELWKWFKRIYFRKSTIKNPEYDLEKNDPFMKYSSFSKSNTMEVS, from the coding sequence ATGTTGCAAAGGGACTAGAAGATTCCCGGGCGAAGGCCAATTTAGACAAGTATGGCAGAAATAACTTGggtaaagaagaaaaaatttcaCTTACGAAGATTTTTGCCCATCAGGTGTTCAATGCTATGATTTTGGTGTTGATTATCTCGATGGTGATAGCACTTGCTATTAAGGATTGGATTTCTGGTGGAGTTATTGGCTTTGTTGTGTTCATTAACATTTTTGTCGGCTTTATCCAGGAATATAAGGCTGAGAAAACTATGGGATCTTTGAGATCGTTAAGCACTCCTTCAGCCAGAGTTCTTAGAGATGGAGTAGAAAGTGATATTAATGCAGAGGAAGTTGTTCCTGGGGATGTTGTTTGCATCAAAGTGGGAGATACTATCCCAGCTGATTTGCGGTTGATAGACTCGATGAACCTTGAAACTGATGAAGCTTTGCTTACAGGTGAATCATTACCAGTAGCAAAATGTGCCGAGGATGTTTATACCGACCTGTCGATTCCAGTACCAGTAGGAGACAGGTTGAATATGTGTTTCAGTTCATCAGTCGTTTCAAAAGGTAGAGGTACAGGTATCGCTGTATCTACTGCATTAAATACAGAGATCGGTAAAATTGCGAAGTCATTAAGATCTGACGAAGATGCTCTCATTGTTAAGGTGGATAAGTCAAATTCTAATTTCAAGGCTTATATAGTCGCTATTGCAAAATCtactaaaaatattatctgCAATGTTTTGGGTACAAACGTTGGTACACCACTACAAAGAAGGTTGGCTTGGTTGGCaatcattttattttggGTTGCCGTCTTATTTGCAATTGTTGTAATGGCATCGCAAGAAATGAATGTTAACAGGAGTGTTGCAATATACGCTATTTGTGTTGCGTTATCTATGATTCCATCGTCGTTAATCGTTGTATTAACAATCACAATGGCGATTGGAGCTCAAGTTATGGTGACTAAAAATGTTATTGTCAGAAAATTAGATTCTTTAGAGGCTTTAGGAGGTATCAATGATATTTGTTCAGATAAGACAGGTACATTGACCATGGGTAAAATGATTGCTAGAAAAGTATGGATTCCATCTACCGGGACTTACGCCGTTACTAATTCCAATGAACCCTTCAATCCAACCGTCGGTGATCTTTCCTTTGCTGATTCGTCTCctaaattcattaaagaAACCGACGAAGAAACTGATTTTGCATCGAAGTTGCCTGAGCCAACTCccaaattatttgagaAATGGCTAGAAACTGCTACATTAGCTAATATTGCCACTGTAGATCAGGTTAAAGGTGAAAATGGTACCCCTGAATGGGAGGCTAATGGTGATGCTACTGAGATTGCTATTAATGTTTTCACTACGAGATTGGGACtttcaagaaaacaaaTGGTAGAAGGTAATTTAAAGCATATTGCCGAATTTCCTTTTGACTCTTCAATTAAGAGAATGTCCGTGATTTACCAGAATAATCAGAATAGTTCGTTTATTTATACTAAAGGAGCTGTTGAAAGAGTTTTAGATTGTTGTTCTTACTGGTATGGCATGGATGGTAAAGAAGATATGCTGCCGTTAACGGAAGCCGATAAATCGATTATCGAACTGAACATGAATGCGCTATCATCTGAAGGACTTAGAGTTTTAGCATTTGCCCAAAGGTCCATCAACATtgagaaagaagatatatCCAAACGTGAAAGTGTTGAATCTAACCTTATATTTTTGGGTTTGATTGGTATTTACGATCCACCAAGGCCAGAGAGTGCTCCATCGGTGAAATTATGTCATAAGGCTGGAATCAACGTCCATATGTTGACTGGTGATCATCATGGAACTGCAAGGGCTATTGCTCAAGAAGTCGGTATTTTACCGAGTAATTTGTATCATTATACTGAAGAAGTTGTTAAATCCATGGTTATGACAgcaaatgattttgatgctTTGAGTAACGATGAAATTGACAATTTACCGGTATTGCCATTGGTGATTGCAAGATGTGCTCCTCAAACCAAGGTTCGAATGATCGAGGCTTTACATCGCCGTGGTAAATTTGTTGCTATGACAGGGGATGGGGTCAATGATTCTCCTTCCTTGAAAAAGGCAGATGTCGGTATTGCGATGGGTCTTAATGGTTCTGATGTGGCTAAGGATGCCTCAGATATTGTTTTGACCGATGACAATTTTGCATCAATTTTAAACGctattgaagaaggaagaagaatgtCATcgaatattcaaaaattcgTTTTGCAGTTGTTAGCAGAAAATGTTGCCCAAGCGTTATACTTGATGATCGGCTTAGCGTTTATGGACAAGGATGGATTTTCCGTTTTTCCGTTGGCTCCAGTTGAAGTGTTGTGGATTATTGTGGTAACATCATGTTTCCCTGCTATGGGATTAGGACAAGAGAAAGCAAATGATGATATCTTAGAGCAGCCCCCAAACGCAACAATTTTCACTTGGGAAGTGATTATTGATATGATTGCTTACGGTTTCTGGATGGCATGCTGCTGTCTAACTTGTTTTGTTCTCATCGTCTTTGCTGTGGGTGATGGTAATCTTGGTTCCAATTGCAACGACTCTGGGGGCGACTCGTGTAACTTAGTCTTCAGAGGTAGATCTGGAGCATTTGCAACGTTCACATGGTGTGCGTTATTATTAGCCTGGGAATGTATTCATATGAGATATTCGTTTTTCAATATGCGTCCAGAGCTGGAAATTTCTCGTGGAAAGCAATTAGCTATAGACTTATGGGATAATCAGTTCTTATTCTGGTCTATTATTGGCGGCTTTTTATCAGTTTTCCCAGTCGTCTACATTCCTGTAATCAATGACATAGTCTTTTTACATGATCCTATCGGTTATGAATGGGGACTCGCCGTTGGCTTTACACTTATATTCCTTCTTGGAGCCGAATTATGGAAGTGGTTCAAGAGAATTTACTTCCGTAAATCAACGATCAAAAACCCAGAGTACGACTTAGAGAAGAATGATCCatttatgaaatattcttcattctcGAAATCGAACACAATGGAGGTTTCTTAA
- a CDS encoding DEHA2C02464p (similar to uniprot|P04397 Saccharomyces cerevisiae YBR019C GAL10 UDP-glucose-4-epimerase): MSKEYIIVTGGAGYIGSHTVIELIENGYEVIIIDNLCNSSYDSVARIEFMVKRSVNFFDIDLRDHEKLTNVFKTFKIKGVIHFAALKAVGESTKIPLEYYDNNINGTINLLKVMKENEVKTIVFSSSATVYGDATRFENMIPIPEHCPNDPTNPYGKTKYMIENIIKDIHTSDKFWRAAILRYFNPIGAHPSGLIGEDPLGIPNNLLPYLAQVAIGRREKLSIFGSDYDSHDGTPIRDYIHVVDLAKGHIAALNYLNELNSNEGLFREWNLGTGRGSTVFDVYHAFCKAVGKELPYEVVGRRDGDVLDLTANATRANNELKWKTNFTIEDACKDLWKWTTENPFGFQIKNYKWKLFNDTDVEDFRNRLHTVSFENFKVSIANYGALIQDVNFNNESLVNGFKTFNDYKSEDNPFFGTTVGRYANRISNGEFQLDGTTYKLTKNENGANTLHGGVNGANTLHGGVNGFDKQYFLGPIAKYHRDHTTLEFVLVDTDGNDGFPGDLETTVKYTIKEDSLEIEYISSLAEGSKRSVTAVNLTNHSYWNISPNKDINGTRIRASTNKCLKVNPKSLLPTGEIIESPHDLTKTVELTPDISFDNCFIANEKGSSLDTRSNELIDVVEATHPSSKTKLSVATTDPAFQLYTGDYTDINDFKSRSGFCVESSRFINAVNNKEWAEQVVLRKGETYGSKLKFSLSSVTT, from the coding sequence ATGTctaaagaatatattattgtcaCTGGCGGTGCTGGTTATATTGGATCACATACCGTTATCGAATTAATCGAAAACGGATATGAAGTTATCATCATTGATAACTTATGCAACTCGAGTTATGATTCAGTCGCAAGAATTGAGTTTATGGTTAAAAGATCTGTCAATTTCTTCGATATAGATCTCAGAGACCATGAAAAATTGACTAATGTCTTCAAAaccttcaaaattaaaggGGTCATTCACTTTGCAGCATTGAAAGCAGTGGGTGAATCTACTAAGATTCCATTGGAATACTACGATAATAACATCAATGGAACTATTAACTTATTGAAGGTGATGAAAGAGAATGAAGTTAAAACTATCGTTTTTAGTTCGTCTGCGACAGTTTACGGGGATGCTACTAGATTCGAAAACATGATACCAATTCCTGAACATTGTCCAAATGATCCAACAAACCCATACGGtaaaacaaaatatatgattgaaaatatcataaaaGATATACACACTAGTGACAAATTCTGGAGAGCGGCTATTTTGAGATACTTCAATCCAATTGGTGCGCATCCTTCTGGTCTTATTGGTGAAGATCCATTGGGTattccaaataatttacTTCCTTATTTAGCTCAAGTTGCAATTGGtagaagagaaaaattgTCCATTTTTGGTAGCGATTATGACAGTCATGATGGAACACCAATAAGAGATTATATTCATGTTGTTGATTTGGCTAAGGGACACATTGCTgctttgaattatttaaatgaattgaacTCTAACGAAGGATTATTTAGAGAATGGAATTTAGGTACCGGTAGGGGTTCTACTGTTTTTGATGTTTACCATGCGTTTTGTAAGGCTGTTGGTAAAGAATTGCCTTACGAAGTAGTCGGTAGAAGAGATGGTGATGTACTTGATTTAACTGCTAATGCAACCAGAGCAaacaatgaattaaaatgGAAAACAAATTTTACAATCGAAGACGCCTGTAAAGATTTATGGAAATGGACTACTGAAAACCCATTTGGCttccaaatcaaaaattacaaatggaaacttttcaatgataCAGATGTAGAAGACTTCAGAAATAGATTGCATACTGTGTCTTTTGAAAACTTTAAGGTCTCTATTGCCAATTATGGTGCATTAATCCAAGATGtcaacttcaataatgaatcttTAGTTAATGGTTTTAAGACCTTTAATGACTATAAATCTGAAGATAATCCATTTTTTGGAACTACCGTCGGGCGTTATGCTAACAGAATCTCTAATGGTGAATTTCAATTGGATGGTACCACGTATAAATTAACtaagaatgaaaatggGGCTAATACATTACATGGTGGTGTTAATGGGGCTAATACATTACATGGTGGTGTTAATGGTTTTGATAAACAATACTTTTTGGGgccaattgcaaaatacCATAGGGATCACACAACTTTAGAATTTGTTTTAGTTGATACTGATGGTAATGATGGATTCCCTGGCGATTTGGAGACAACTGTTAAGTATACTATAAAAGAAGATTCATTGGAAATAGAGTACATATCTTCACTTGCTGAAGGATCTAAACGCTCGGTTACTGCCGTGAATTTAACTAATCATTCATACTGGAATATTTCACCAAATAAGGATATTAATGGTACCCGCATTAGAGCAAGTACTAATAAATGCTTAAAAGTGAATCCAAAATCGTTATTGCCTACCGGTGAAATAATTGAGTCGCCCCATGATTTAACAAAGACTGTGGAATTAACTCCTGATATTTCATTCGATAATTGTTTCATTGCTAATGAAAAGGGTTCGTCACTAGATACTAGgtcaaatgaattgattgaCGTAGTAGAAGCAACACATCCATCCTCTAAGACCAAGCTCTCGGTGGCTACTACTGATCCAGCCTTCCAATTATATACAGGTGATTACAcagatattaatgattttaaaaGTAGAAGTGGGTTTTGCGTCGAATCAAGTAGATTCATTAATGCTGTTAATAATAAGGAATGGGCTGAACAGGTTGTTTTAAGAAAAGGAGAAACCTATGGTtctaaattaaaattttcattatcttcagtTACTACTTAA
- a CDS encoding DEHA2C02486p (similar to uniprot|P13045 Saccharomyces cerevisiae YDR009W GAL3 Transcriptional regulator): MTDSVPTFKDLSFYSDPESNNSRYVKLIQKFQENFGIKPEFISRSPGRVNLIGDHIDYNHFSVLPMAIDVDVIGAVGTSDDHKVVLTNTDESFAKEEFDLASDGSVIEIDKTNHTWGNYFKCGLIVAHKYIRDNFPESVDSGSKPLKGLRLTFNGTVPTGGGLSSSAAFCVASTLAILRANGVTSISKADLTRITVVSEHYVGVNTGGMDQCASIYGEQNKALLIQFKPKLIGIPFEIPVIKPNDMVFLISNSLLKANKHETAPTDYNLRVVEIAAASELFAKKFNLNLPKDSNVSTGTLRGFMDKYFEEYLKKDAWDGSDIDVGISRLEEMLKLTETAFSVDEKVGFETSEIAKQLGLSVEEFTKIFLTKAPVRYQKLKIYQRSKHVFSDSLRVLQVLKLLRNYNPSEDSEVFLKKFGTLLSDSHHSSDIYNDSSRPELDQLCEISTANGAYGARVTGAGFGGSVVHLTTADKLSNVVTALTEQYYKKHFPDITQQELAEAIVVSKPATGSCIVELDSISL; encoded by the coding sequence ATGACCGACTCCGTTCCAACATTCAAAGACTTATCGTTTTATTCTGATCCAGAATCAAACAACTCAAGATATgtaaaattgattcaaaaattccaggaaaattttggaattaaaCCAGAATTTATTAGTCGTTCACCTGGAAGAGTCAACTTGATTGGGGATCACATTGATTACAATCACTTTTCTGTATTGCCAATGGCtattgatgttgatgtTATCGGCGCTGTTGGTACTAGTGATGATCATAAGGTAGTATTAACCAATACTGACGAATCGTTTGCAAAGGAAGAATTCGATTTAGCCTCTGATGGGAGTGTTATTGAAATAGATAAGACCAACCATACTTGGGGAAATTACTTTAAATGTGGATTGATTGTTGCTCATAAGTATATCAGAGACAATTTCCCTGAAAGTGTGGATAGCGGTTCAAAACCATTGAAAGGTTTAAGATTAACATTCAACGGTACTGTTCCTACTGGTGGAGGCTTATCTTCATCCGCTGCATTTTGTGTTGCCTCAACCTTAGCAATCTTAAGAGCTAACGGAGTAACGTCAATTTCGAAAGCTGATTTGACAAGAATTACAGTTGTGTCTGAGCATTACGTTGGGGTCAATACCGGTGGTATGGATCAATGTGCATCCATATACGGTGAGCAAAATAAAGCATTACTAATTCAATTTAAGCCTAAATTAATTGGTATTCCATTTGAGATCCCTGTTATTAAGCCTAATGACATGgtatttttgatttctaaCAGTTTGCTCAAAGCAAACAAACACGAAACTGCTCCAACAGACTATAATTTAAGAGTGGTAGAAATTGCCGCTGCATcagaattatttgctaaaaaattcaatttgaatttaccTAAGGATTCAAATGTATCTACAGGTACATTAAGAGGCTTCATGgacaaatattttgaagaatatttaaagaaagatgCTTGGGATGGTAGCGATATTGATGTTGGTATCAGTCGTTTAGAAGAAATGTTGAAGCTAACTGAAACTGCTTTCAgtgttgatgaaaaagttGGTTTCGAAACATCCGAAATCGCCAAGCAATTAGGTTTATCGGTGGAAGAATTTACAAAGATCTTTTTAACTAAAGCTCCAGTCAGATAccagaagttgaagatttaCCAGAGAAGCAAGCATGTATTCTCTGATTCGTTGAGAGTTTTGCAGGTCTTAAAATTGTTAAGGAATTACAATCCAAGCGAAGACTCCGAAGTgttcttgaaaaaatttGGTACTTTGTTAAGTGATTCCCATCACTCTAGTGATATTTATAACGATTCTTCAAGGCCCGAATTAGATCAACTTTGTGAAATATCTACAGCTAACGGTGCATATGGTGCAAGAGTTACTGGTGCTGGGTTTGGAGGTTCAGTAGTTCATTTAACAACTGCtgataaattatccaaCGTTGTAACAGCATTAACTGAGcaatattataaaaaaCATTTCCCAGATATCACTCAACAAGAATTGGCTGAAGCCATCGTGGTTTCGAAGCCAGCTACTGGTAGTTGCATTGTTGAATTAGATAGTATCTCGTTATAA
- a CDS encoding DEHA2C02508p (weakly similar to uniprot|Q12505 Saccharomyces cerevisiae YPL026C SKS1 serine/threonine protein kinase), whose product MTLSILPLLEFKTPKHARRALKYTGAANPQLSLDGFYLNERLQLKHKIGAGTYGLIYLVEDLMTGQKFAAKMVLTDTPNRVDGSSVEENKKRIKTRLFDYFNSKQRVNTNELSLHYIRNEGLQSPFLREIALHLRVHQHPNVITIHKVISLDNVAIAIIMDYYEQGDLFDNIVENRIFMYPPYYQDKQTLMKNAMLQLIDAIKFCTSQGIYHCDLKPENIMVRYQKSYTRTNKSIIDYNEIQLVLIDFGLAMDSDIICCNARRGSSFYMAPERITNYATSDFIRSRLDLDQYKSIMCDNPSSAKYFPTLAGDIWSLGVLFLNITSAKNPWPSASIERINGNNVFQSYLNDEKVLSSIFAISNNFNCLLVQIFKLNPNDRISLEDLAYEIGRCNFFNSSSVCQLPSPVDSEGDDDDMIQPEI is encoded by the coding sequence atgaCTTTAAGTATACttccattattagaattcaAAACTCCAAAGCATGCAAGGCGTGCTCTCAAATATACGGGTGCGGCTAATCCACAATTACTGCTCGATGGGTTTTATCTCAATGAAAGACTTCAATTGAAACATAAGATAGGTGCAGGCACATATGGATTAATATATCTTGTTGAAGATTTAATGACCGGGCAGAAATTTGCGGCAAAAATGGTTTTAACTGATACACCAAATAGAGTAGATGGATCTTCGGTTGAAGAGAATAAAAAGAGAATTAAGACAAGATTATTCGATTACTTTAATTCCAAGCAAAGAGTAAATACAAATGAATTGAGTTTGCACTATATTCGGAATGAGGGTCTTCAGTCTCCATTTTTAAGAGAAATTGCATTGCACTTAAGAGTGCATCAACATCCAAATGTTATCACAATCCACAAGGTTATAAGTCTAGACAATGTGGCCATAGCGATAATAATGGATTATTATGAACAGGGTGACTTGTTTGACAACATAGTAGAGAATCGAATATTTATGTATCCTCCATACTATCAAGATAAGCAAACGTTAATGAAAAATGCAATGTTGCAGTTGATAGATGCAATCAAATTTTGCACAAGTCAAGGTATATATCACTGTGATCTAAAGCCAGAAAACATTATGGTCAGATATCAAAAGAGTTACACAAGGACGAACAAGAGTATTATTGActataatgaaattcaacTCGTGTTGATAGATTTTGGTTTAGCCATGGATTCAGATATAATATGTTGCAACGCTCGCCGCGGTTCCAGCTTCTACATGGCACCAGAAAGAATTACCAACTATGCAACTAGCGATTTCATTAGATCAAGACTTGACTTGGATCAATATAAATCCATAATGTGCGATAATCCCTCCAGTGCCAAATATTTCCCTACTTTAGCAGGTGACATATGGTCGTTAGGtgtattatttttgaacaTCACTAGTGCCAAAAATCCATGGCCTAGTGCATCAATAGAAAGGATTAATGGTAATAATGTTTTCCAATCCTACTTGAATGACGAAAAAGTACTCAGCTctatttttgcaatatcaaataacttCAATTGTCTACTCGtgcaaatatttaagtTAAATCCGAACGATAGAATTTCCCTTGAAGATCTAGCTTATGAAATAGGACGctgcaatttttttaatagtCTGTCAGTCTGCCAGCTACCAAGTCCTGTAGATAGCGAAGGAGACGATGACGACATGATACAGCCGGAAATATAA
- a CDS encoding DEHA2C02530p (similar to gi|1346290|uniprot|P49374|HGT1_KLULA Kluyveromyces lactis High-affinity glucose transporteur), with protein sequence MGYEDKLVAPALKFRNFLDKTPNIYNVFVIASISCISGLMFGIDISSMSLFIGDDKYIKYFHKPSTTMQSFITSAMSLGSFFGSICSSFVSEPFGRRSSLMVCGFFWCVGAAIQSSAQNQAQLIIGRFISGFGVGFGSSVAPVYGSELAPRKIRGLIGGLFQFSVTLGILIMFYICYGLNFINGVASFRVAWGLQIIPGLVLILGCFFIPESPRWLAKQGYWEDAEYVVAKIQAKGNREDPDVLIEMSEIKEQIMLDEHIKAFTYADLFTKKYILRTVTACWAQAWQQLTGMNTLMYYIVYVFQMAGYEGDANLVASSIQYCLNTGMTIPALYFMDKLGRRPVLLTGAAFMMAWQFAVGGLLATYSVDNPISETVRIQIPEEHGKAAKAVIACCYLFVVSFACSWGVCIWVYCAEVWGDSASRQRGAALTTSVNWIFNFAIAMFTPSAFKNITWKTYMVFATFCGCMFIHVFFFFPETKGKRLEEIGQMWAEGVPAWKSASWQPSIPIVSDNELHNKMKIDHNEDNLLNSSSHSEVSQEKGDTSHMT encoded by the coding sequence ATGGGTTACGAAGATAAATTAGTGGCTCCTGCTTTAAAGTTTAGAAACTTTTTGGACAAGACTCCAAATATCTATAATGTTTTTGTTATTGCTCTGATTTCATGTATCTCCGGGTTGATGTTTGGTATTGATATCTCATCTATgtctttatttattgggGATGACAAATACATTAAATACTTCCATAAACCTAGCACAACCATGCAATCGTTTATTACTTCGGCTATGTCTTTGGGTTCATTTTTTGGATCAATatgttcttcttttgtgTCCGAACCATTTGGCAGAAGATCATCGTTAATGGTATGTGGGTTTTTCTGGTGTGTTGGTGCTGCTATTCAATCATCTGCTCAAAATCAAGCGCAATTGATTATCGGCCGTTTTATTTCTGGTTTTGGTGTTGGTTTCGGTTCATCAGTTGCTCCAGTTTATGGATCTGAATTAGCTCCTAGAAAGATCAGAGGTTTAATTGGGGgtctttttcaattctctGTCACTTTGGGTATCTTAATCATGTTCTATATCTGTTATggtttgaattttattaacGGTGTCGCATCCTTCAGAGTTGCTTGGGGTTTACAAATCATACCAGGTTTAGTTTTGATCCTTGgttgtttctttattccAGAATCTCCTAGATGGTTAGCTAAACAAGGTTACTGGGAAGATGCTGAATATGTTGTTGCCAAGATCCAAGCTAAGGGTAACAGAGAAGATCCAGATGTTTTAATTGAAATGTCTGAAATTAAGGAACAAATTATGTTAGATGAACACATCAAGGCTTTCACATATGCTGATTTGTTCACTAAGAAGTATATATTGAGAACTGTTACTGCTTGTTGGGCTCAAGCCTGGCAACAATTAACCGGTATGAATACTTTGatgtattatattgtttatGTTTTCCAAATGGCCGGTTACGAAGGTGATGCTAATTTGGTTGCTAGTTCCATTCAATACTGTCTTAACACTGGTATGACCATTCCCGCATTATACTTCATGGATAAGCTTGGTAGAAGACCAGTTTTATTAACTGGGGCTGCATTCATGATGGCTTGGCAATTCGCCGTTGGTGGATTATTGGCAACTTACAGTGTTGATAACCCTATCAGTGAAACCGTCAGAATTCAAATTCCAGAAGAACATGGCAAGGCCGCCAAAGCTGTCATTGCTTGCTGTTATTTATTCGTTGTTTCTTTCGCTTGTAGTTGGGGTGTTTGTATTTGGGTTTACTGTGCTGAAGTCTGGGGTGATAGTGCTTCAAGACAAAGAGGTGCTGCTCTTACCACTTCTGTTAATTGGATTTTCAATTTCGCCATTGCTATGTTCACTCCAAGTGCTTTCAAGAACATTACTTGGAAGACTTACATGGTCTTCGCTACATTCTGTGGTTGTATGTTTATCCatgtcttcttcttcttcccAGAAACTAAGGGTAAGAGattggaagaaattggtCAAATGTGGGCCGAAGGTGTACCAGCTTGGAAGTCTGCTTCTTGGCAACCATCTATTCCAATCGTGTCCGATAATGAATTACATaacaagatgaagattGACCataatgaagataacttattaaattcttcttcacaTTCTGAAGTATCCCAAGAGAAGGGCGATACTTCTCACATGACTTAA